The Ciconia boyciana chromosome 2, ASM3463844v1, whole genome shotgun sequence genome has a segment encoding these proteins:
- the FSBP gene encoding fibrinogen silencer-binding protein produces MVGKARSSNFTLSEKLDLLKLVKPYVKILEEHTNKHSVIVEKNKCWDIIADNYNAIGVDRPPRTAQGLRTLYKRLKEYAKQELLQQKETHSDCKSSISEPTKKVVEMIPQISNVCLRDRSGVQSASIDKETIAGTSSPQAMLDHHPATVMMELQSEEDVKPPPSLIIDSQQNENLEQEEEHQLVHIMERSPSTSVSSVDMRVMMSPSPVPRRDDFFRLEVGERFRPMCGYDPQMLQMLKEEHQIILENQRKIGLYVQEKRDGLKRKQQLEEELLRTKIKVEKLKAIRLRRDLPEYSNI; encoded by the exons ATGGTTGGGAAGGCCAGATCTTCTAATTTTACCTTATCTGAAAAGCTCGATTTGCTAAAACTCGTGAAGCCGTACGTTAAAATTCTCGAGGAACATACCAATAAGCATTCTGTaatagtggaaaaaaacaaatgctggGATATCATAGCTGATAACTACAATGCCATCGGAGTAGATCGCCCTCCTCGTACTGCACAGGGCCTGCGCACGCTGTACAAGAGGCTCAAAGAATATGCCAAACAGGAGCTGTTGCAGCAAAAGGAGACTCACTCAGAttgtaaaagcagcatttccGAGCCAACCAAGAAAGTTGTGGAGATGATTCCACAGATTTCCAATGTGTGTTTAAGAGACAGGAGCGGTGTTCAAAG TGCTAGTATCGATAAAGAAACAATTGCTGGTACCAGTTCACCACAGGCAATGTTGGATCACCATCCCGCGACAGTCATGATGGAGTTGCAATCGGAAGAGGATGTCAAACCTCCTCCTTCATTGATTATAGACTCACAGCAAAATGAGAACTTAGAACAAGAGGAAGAACACCAGCTGGTGCATATCATGGAAAGGTCTCCTTCAACATCAGTATCTTCAGTTGATATGAGAGTGATGATGTCTCCCTCTCCTGTACCAAgaagagatgatttttttaGGCTTGAGGTTGGAGAACGCTTTAGACCAATGTGTGGATATGACCCACAGATGTTACAAATGCTGAAAGAAGAGCATCAAATAATATtagaaaatcaaagaaaaattggTCTTTATGTCCAAGAAAAAAGGGAtggtttgaaaagaaagcagcaactGGAAGAAGAACTGTTGCGAACAAAAATCAAAGTAGAGAAGCTGAAGGCAATACGACTACGCCGTGATCTGCCGGAATACAGcaatatctaa